A genomic stretch from Enterobacter oligotrophicus includes:
- a CDS encoding GNAT family N-acetyltransferase, with amino-acid sequence MNTFNQFGQPVGDALIDWQPRQHPSRVVLQGRYCRLEPLRTEHAAALFSAYSQAEDTRSWTWLLREPDTSVDAFTQWVAGVCELSDPVHFTVIDNQTHSPVGTLALMRIDPQNGVVEVGHVHFSPLLSRTPMSTEAQYLLMRYVFDTLGYRRYEWKCNSLNEPSRKAALRLGFQYEGRFRQALVTKGHNRDTDWFSIIDKEWPVLASAFERWLATDNFTADGKQRRSLESWRESRV; translated from the coding sequence ATGAACACATTCAATCAGTTCGGACAGCCGGTTGGCGATGCACTTATCGACTGGCAGCCGCGCCAGCATCCTTCTCGGGTCGTTCTGCAGGGTCGTTATTGTCGGCTTGAACCGCTACGCACAGAGCATGCCGCCGCGCTGTTCTCCGCTTACAGCCAGGCTGAAGACACCCGCAGCTGGACATGGTTGCTCCGTGAACCCGACACCTCCGTGGACGCGTTTACTCAATGGGTTGCGGGTGTGTGTGAATTATCTGATCCCGTGCATTTCACCGTTATTGATAACCAGACGCACTCGCCGGTGGGCACGCTGGCTCTGATGCGCATTGATCCCCAAAATGGCGTGGTCGAGGTGGGTCACGTCCATTTTTCGCCGCTGCTCAGCCGCACGCCGATGTCCACCGAAGCGCAATACCTGCTGATGCGGTATGTGTTTGATACTCTGGGTTATCGACGCTATGAATGGAAGTGCAATAGCCTGAATGAGCCTTCCCGCAAAGCAGCCCTGCGACTTGGCTTTCAGTATGAAGGCCGTTTTCGCCAGGCGCTGGTCACGAAAGGACATAACCGGGATACGGACTGGTTTTCCATCATAGACAAAGAGTGGCCGGTACTGGCGAGCGCGTTTGAACGCTGGCTTGCCACCGACAATTTTACTGCCGATGGCAAGCAGAGAAGATCCCTGGAAAGCTGGCGTGAATCGCGCGTTTAG
- a CDS encoding type B 50S ribosomal protein L31, translating to MKPNIHPAYRTVVFHDTSANEYFKVGSTIKTDREIELDGKTYPYVSIEVSSKSHPFYTGKQKTFSTEGSAARFRQRFGGFLNAKRG from the coding sequence ATGAAACCCAATATCCATCCAGCCTATCGCACCGTTGTGTTTCATGACACCAGTGCCAATGAATACTTCAAAGTCGGGTCGACGATTAAGACTGACCGCGAGATTGAACTCGACGGTAAAACTTATCCCTATGTTTCTATAGAAGTTTCTTCAAAATCGCATCCGTTTTACACCGGTAAACAGAAAACCTTCTCAACGGAAGGAAGCGCGGCACGCTTCCGCCAGCGTTTTGGCGGTTTTCTTAATGCGAAGCGAGGTTAA
- a CDS encoding EAL domain-containing protein produces the protein MRTRHLVSLVTGILIFSVLIPICLSIWLAHRQAEDKFIDALDSYASRVLIRTERVIGQAKEALTQLQSFDGIPCSPPHLREMRRVAFSWRYIQEVVYINNLKPICSSLEQTSNAAAFPPPMRMTPDGYNAWLTTQNDLGLNHYMAVLGSANYLVMLDPASLVDVIPFGAITIDAALIGDANHIVFASSNKLDPHVRSLLEDKNLMRLQYKGAMYIRKPIPELGFAIVAWATLKPLDESWHRQLLFWLPFGILVSLLAALFLLRILRRIQSPRNRLQDAISSRDFVVHYQPIVALSTGKIVGAEALTRWPQPDGTYLSPDIFVPLAEQTGLISSLTRLIIEKVFEDMGNWLHLHPDQHISINLAPADLTSGKLPPLLSQLLNKWEVHPRQIALELTERGFADPSVSAPAIAAFRRSGHPVYIDDFGTGYSSLSYLQDLDVDTLKIDKSFVDALEYKNVTPHIIEMAKSLDLAMVAEGIETEGQLIWLHRHGVQYGQGWYYSKALPKVEFILWAEYNLEKYST, from the coding sequence ATGAGAACCCGACATCTGGTCAGCCTGGTAACAGGGATATTGATCTTCTCTGTGCTGATCCCCATTTGCCTCAGCATCTGGCTGGCACATCGTCAGGCGGAAGACAAATTTATCGATGCGCTGGATAGCTACGCGTCACGCGTGCTGATCCGTACAGAAAGAGTTATCGGGCAAGCGAAGGAGGCCCTCACTCAGCTGCAATCCTTTGACGGTATTCCCTGCAGCCCTCCACACTTGCGCGAAATGCGTCGTGTGGCTTTCTCCTGGCGTTACATTCAGGAAGTGGTGTATATCAATAACCTGAAACCCATTTGCTCTTCCCTGGAGCAAACCAGCAATGCCGCCGCTTTTCCACCACCGATGCGCATGACGCCAGACGGTTACAACGCATGGCTGACGACGCAAAACGATCTCGGGCTTAACCACTACATGGCCGTTCTGGGCAGCGCAAATTACCTGGTGATGCTCGACCCTGCATCACTGGTGGATGTTATTCCTTTTGGCGCAATCACCATTGATGCCGCCCTGATTGGTGATGCAAACCATATCGTTTTTGCCAGCAGTAATAAGCTCGATCCGCACGTCCGCTCGTTGCTGGAAGACAAAAACCTGATGCGCCTGCAGTACAAAGGGGCAATGTATATCCGAAAACCGATCCCTGAACTGGGCTTTGCGATCGTCGCATGGGCAACGTTAAAACCGCTGGATGAAAGCTGGCACCGTCAGCTCCTCTTCTGGCTCCCGTTTGGCATACTGGTCAGCCTGCTTGCTGCACTCTTTTTATTGCGAATATTGCGCCGCATTCAGTCTCCGCGTAATCGCCTGCAGGATGCCATCAGCAGCCGTGATTTTGTCGTTCACTACCAGCCCATTGTGGCGTTAAGCACAGGAAAAATTGTGGGTGCGGAAGCGCTGACGCGCTGGCCTCAGCCAGACGGAACTTACCTGTCGCCGGATATTTTTGTCCCACTGGCAGAGCAAACGGGCCTCATCTCATCACTCACCCGGTTAATCATCGAAAAGGTGTTCGAGGATATGGGCAACTGGTTACACCTTCATCCTGACCAGCATATCTCCATCAACCTCGCGCCTGCGGATCTGACGTCAGGCAAGCTGCCGCCTCTGCTGAGCCAGTTATTGAATAAGTGGGAAGTCCATCCCCGGCAGATCGCCCTTGAGTTAACCGAACGTGGTTTTGCCGATCCCAGCGTTAGCGCGCCGGCCATTGCTGCGTTCCGCCGCTCGGGTCACCCTGTCTATATTGATGATTTTGGTACAGGTTATTCCAGCCTGAGCTACCTGCAGGATCTGGACGTCGACACGCTGAAAATTGATAAGTCTTTTGTGGATGCGCTGGAGTACAAAAACGTGACGCCGCATATTATCGAAATGGCAAAATCACTGGATCTTGCCATGGTCGCCGAAGGCATTGAAACGGAGGGACAGCTTATATGGCTGCATCGCCACGGCGTACAGTACGGGCAAGGCTGGTACTACAGTAAGGCGCTGCCAAAAGTCGAGTTCATTCTCTGGGCCGAGTACAACCTCGAAAAGTATTCTACTTAA
- a CDS encoding LacI family DNA-binding transcriptional regulator, with protein MKAITLYDVALLAGVSYQTVSRVINDAEHVSSRTREKVRQAMEELHYVPNRGAQQLAGKRTRTLGLITTDLALHAPSQIASAVKSRAVEQGASVLISMVQQPEQCQAALQELLAQRVEGLLVNVPLEDAQAEQLQVMASPVPVLFLDVSPSAQVNSLVFNAVQGASLGAEHLISLGQTRIALLSGPESSVSARMRLAGWKATLAQAGLEAIAVAQGDWSAASGYEKGHQLLSGTEQPEAILVANDQMALGVMRACAEKGIAIPGQIAVVGFDDTADSAWFSPPLTTIRQAFRDAGERSVEWLLRPERTKTCWQVQLPVTLIARRSTAPRTVDQADREELAQKLRSLALMAEKLARG; from the coding sequence ATGAAAGCTATCACTCTTTATGACGTTGCCCTCCTTGCGGGGGTTTCTTACCAGACCGTTTCCCGTGTGATTAACGATGCGGAGCATGTTTCCTCCCGTACACGGGAAAAGGTTCGACAGGCCATGGAGGAACTGCACTACGTTCCCAATCGTGGCGCGCAGCAACTGGCCGGAAAGCGCACCCGCACGCTGGGGCTGATCACGACCGATCTTGCCCTGCACGCCCCTTCGCAGATTGCGTCGGCGGTAAAATCCCGCGCGGTGGAGCAGGGGGCGAGCGTGTTAATTTCCATGGTGCAACAGCCGGAACAATGTCAGGCAGCTCTGCAGGAACTGCTGGCACAACGGGTGGAAGGGCTGCTGGTGAACGTTCCGCTGGAAGATGCGCAGGCAGAACAGCTTCAGGTCATGGCCTCGCCCGTTCCGGTTCTTTTTCTTGATGTATCTCCTTCTGCACAGGTCAACAGCCTCGTTTTCAATGCCGTGCAGGGGGCGAGCCTGGGCGCTGAACACCTGATCTCGCTGGGGCAAACGCGCATTGCGTTACTCAGCGGGCCGGAAAGCTCAGTCTCCGCCCGGATGCGCCTGGCAGGATGGAAAGCCACACTGGCGCAGGCTGGCCTTGAGGCGATCGCAGTGGCACAGGGCGACTGGAGCGCGGCCTCAGGCTATGAGAAAGGTCATCAGCTTTTGTCCGGTACCGAGCAGCCCGAAGCTATCCTGGTCGCGAACGATCAAATGGCGCTCGGCGTGATGCGCGCCTGTGCAGAAAAAGGCATTGCGATACCGGGCCAGATCGCCGTTGTCGGGTTTGATGATACGGCTGACAGCGCGTGGTTTTCTCCCCCGCTAACCACGATCCGCCAGGCTTTCCGCGATGCCGGTGAACGAAGTGTGGAGTGGTTATTGAGGCCAGAGCGTACCAAAACGTGCTGGCAAGTGCAGCTCCCCGTCACGCTGATCGCACGTCGTTCGACTGCCCCCCGCACAGTCGATCAGGCCGATCGTGAAGAACTGGCGCAAAAGCTCAGAAGCCTGGCGCTGATGGCAGAGAAACTCGCTCGCGGATAA
- a CDS encoding nickel/cobalt efflux protein RcnA, with the protein MNDFTSLLQQGNAWLFVPSAILLGALHGLEPGHSKTMMAAFIVAIRGTLKQAILLGLAATLSHTVVVWIIAMAGLWFGQGWDAHTSEPWFQLISGLVIILIALWMAWRTWKESQPHDHHHHHHHHHHHHDHQQVDEEWQDAHQRAHAQDISRRFNGQNVTTGQIALFGLTGGLIPCPASITVLLICLQLKHFALGATLVLSFSIGLALTLVASGAIAALSLKHAVTRWPGFSEFSRKAPWISAALIVMVGLYMSIHGMRGIFA; encoded by the coding sequence ATGAACGATTTCACGTCACTCCTGCAACAGGGTAATGCCTGGCTGTTTGTGCCCAGCGCCATTCTGCTCGGTGCGCTGCATGGCCTTGAGCCGGGTCATTCAAAAACGATGATGGCCGCGTTTATCGTGGCGATCCGGGGCACGTTAAAGCAGGCGATCCTTCTGGGCCTGGCCGCGACGCTTTCTCACACGGTGGTGGTCTGGATCATCGCGATGGCGGGCCTGTGGTTTGGTCAGGGATGGGATGCACACACGTCTGAACCCTGGTTTCAGCTGATTTCAGGGTTAGTGATCATTCTCATCGCATTATGGATGGCATGGCGAACCTGGAAAGAGAGTCAACCGCACGATCATCACCACCATCATCATCATCATCATCATCATCACGATCATCAACAGGTTGACGAGGAGTGGCAGGACGCCCACCAGCGCGCGCATGCGCAGGACATTAGCCGCCGTTTTAACGGGCAAAACGTCACCACCGGGCAGATCGCTCTGTTTGGCCTGACCGGTGGGCTTATCCCCTGTCCGGCCTCCATTACGGTGCTGCTAATCTGCCTGCAGCTGAAACACTTCGCGCTCGGTGCGACGCTGGTGTTGAGCTTCAGTATCGGTCTGGCGCTGACGCTGGTGGCGTCTGGCGCAATTGCAGCGTTGAGCCTTAAACACGCCGTGACGCGCTGGCCGGGGTTCAGTGAGTTTTCTCGAAAAGCACCGTGGATTTCAGCCGCACTGATCGTCATGGTCGGGCTGTATATGAGTATTCACGGGATGCGCGGCATTTTTGCCTGA
- a CDS encoding YlaC family protein, translated as MTEIQRLLTATIDDLNRREKRDNRPRFSISFIRKHPGLFIAMYAAWLATLVVMLTSETLVDSVWLLVVLFVVFNAFFFFDVNPRYRYEDIDVLDFRVCYNGEWYNTRLVPPELIDSILHSPAVETAQKEKLQKMVSTKGDLSFYDIFTLSRPAAA; from the coding sequence ATGACAGAGATACAGCGCCTGCTCACTGCCACCATCGACGATCTCAACAGACGTGAAAAGCGTGACAATCGCCCGCGCTTTAGCATTAGCTTTATCCGTAAACATCCCGGCCTGTTCATTGCTATGTACGCCGCCTGGCTGGCAACGCTGGTGGTGATGCTCACATCCGAAACGCTGGTAGATTCCGTCTGGCTTCTCGTGGTGCTGTTTGTGGTGTTTAACGCATTCTTCTTTTTCGACGTCAATCCACGCTATCGGTATGAAGATATCGACGTTCTTGATTTCCGGGTCTGCTATAACGGAGAGTGGTATAACACGCGCCTTGTGCCGCCTGAGCTTATCGACAGTATCCTGCACTCGCCTGCGGTAGAAACGGCGCAAAAAGAGAAGCTGCAGAAAATGGTGTCGACGAAGGGCGACCTTTCGTTCTATGACATTTTTACCCTTTCCCGCCCTGCTGCTGCGTAA
- a CDS encoding beta-galactosidase, protein MPNTPPLTLSALLARRDWENPGVTQWNRLAAHAPFHSWREEQAARDDAESLSKRSLNGEWRFNFFSAPERVPETWVTEDLADAVAMPVPSNWQMQGFDIPVYTNVTYPIAVNPPFVPAENPTGCYSLTFEMNDTWAESGQTRIIFDGVNSAFHLWCNGQWIGYSQDSRLPAEFDLTSILRPGENRLAVMVLRWCDGSYLEDQDMWRMSGIFRDVSLLHKPETQIADYHVATDLNAECDRAVLHVDVALAGTRYESCEVAFILWRNGEKCASAAQRPGSAIVDERGGWAEHLTVALPVVEPALWSAETPALYRLTITLMDAQGNVLEIEACDIGFRRVEISNGLLKLNGKPLLIRGVNRHEHHPENGQVMDEATMRRDIELMKQHNFNAVRCSHYPNHPLWYTLCDRYGLYVVDEANIETHGMVPMSRLADDPRWLPAMSERVTRMVLRDRNHPSIIIWSLGNESGHGANHDALYRWLKTTDPTRPVQYEGGGANTAATDIVCPMYARVDQDQPFPAVPKWSIKKWIGMPDETRPLILCEYAHAMGNSFGGFARYWEAFRRHPRLQGGFVWDWVDQALTKKDENGNAFWAYGGDFGDKPNDRQFCLNGLVFPDRTPHPALYEAQRAQQFFTFTLRSTSPLVVEVKSDYLFRNTDNEHLRWSIARDGNVLAAGEVVLAIAPQGTQSVEITLPQPEAEPGELWLNVDIVQPLATPWSSANHRCAWDQWPLPVPLFIAPQQPAGNPPVLATQGDVLEITHQQQRWQFDRASGNLTQWWNNGTETLLSPLTDNFTRAPLDNDIGISEATRIDPNAWVERWKAAGMYEMSSRVLRCEAEQTAREVVVTTLHVWEYRGKALFLSHKIWRIDEHGALQGDVRVQVASDLPEPARIGLSVQLAQTPETARWLGLGPFENYPDRKLAAQQGRWELPLEAMQTPYIFPTENGLRCDTRALFAGAHQFRGNFHFSLSRYSQQQLRETTHQHLLQDEPGCWLCLDAFHMGVGGDDSWSPSVSPEFILQNRQLRYTFSWQQSAF, encoded by the coding sequence ATGCCCAATACACCGCCGCTGACTCTCAGCGCACTTCTGGCTCGTCGGGACTGGGAAAATCCTGGTGTAACGCAGTGGAACCGTCTGGCCGCACATGCGCCGTTTCATAGCTGGCGTGAAGAGCAAGCTGCCAGGGATGACGCAGAATCATTAAGCAAGCGTTCACTCAATGGCGAATGGCGATTTAATTTCTTTTCTGCACCTGAGCGGGTCCCCGAAACGTGGGTGACAGAGGATCTGGCTGATGCCGTTGCGATGCCTGTTCCCTCAAACTGGCAAATGCAGGGTTTTGATATTCCCGTCTATACCAACGTCACGTATCCGATAGCCGTTAACCCGCCGTTCGTTCCGGCTGAAAATCCCACGGGTTGTTACTCGCTCACATTTGAGATGAATGACACATGGGCAGAGAGCGGCCAGACCCGCATTATATTCGATGGCGTGAATTCCGCTTTTCATTTGTGGTGCAATGGCCAATGGATTGGCTATTCGCAGGACAGCCGTCTGCCTGCTGAGTTCGATCTCACATCGATCCTTCGTCCGGGCGAAAACCGTCTGGCGGTGATGGTGCTGCGCTGGTGCGACGGAAGCTACCTTGAAGATCAGGATATGTGGCGGATGAGCGGTATTTTCCGCGATGTGTCGTTGCTGCATAAGCCTGAGACGCAGATTGCGGATTATCACGTTGCGACCGATCTGAACGCGGAGTGTGATCGGGCGGTGCTACACGTCGACGTCGCGCTGGCTGGCACGCGCTATGAGTCATGTGAAGTGGCATTTATCCTGTGGCGTAACGGCGAAAAATGCGCGAGTGCCGCCCAGCGCCCTGGCTCTGCCATTGTGGATGAGCGTGGAGGCTGGGCCGAGCACCTGACAGTTGCGTTACCCGTTGTGGAACCTGCGTTATGGAGTGCCGAAACGCCCGCCCTCTACCGCCTGACAATTACGCTTATGGACGCGCAGGGCAACGTACTGGAAATTGAAGCCTGCGATATTGGTTTCCGCCGCGTTGAGATCAGCAATGGCCTGCTGAAGCTGAACGGTAAACCGCTGCTGATCCGCGGTGTGAACCGTCATGAGCATCATCCGGAAAATGGTCAGGTGATGGATGAAGCAACGATGCGTCGCGACATTGAACTGATGAAGCAGCATAACTTTAACGCCGTGCGCTGTTCGCACTACCCGAATCATCCGCTCTGGTACACGCTTTGCGATCGCTATGGCCTGTACGTTGTTGACGAAGCGAATATCGAAACCCACGGCATGGTGCCAATGAGTCGCCTTGCTGACGATCCCCGCTGGCTTCCGGCCATGAGCGAACGCGTCACGCGTATGGTGCTGCGCGATCGTAATCATCCGTCGATTATCATCTGGTCGCTGGGGAATGAATCCGGACACGGCGCGAACCATGATGCCCTTTATCGCTGGCTGAAAACCACCGATCCGACGCGACCAGTACAGTATGAGGGGGGCGGGGCGAATACGGCGGCGACTGATATTGTCTGCCCAATGTATGCCCGCGTCGATCAGGACCAACCTTTCCCGGCGGTGCCGAAATGGTCGATTAAAAAATGGATTGGCATGCCGGATGAAACGCGGCCGCTGATCCTGTGTGAATACGCTCATGCGATGGGGAACAGCTTTGGCGGGTTCGCCAGATACTGGGAAGCGTTTCGTCGCCATCCGCGTCTGCAGGGCGGGTTTGTCTGGGACTGGGTCGATCAGGCGCTGACAAAGAAGGATGAAAATGGCAACGCCTTCTGGGCCTACGGCGGTGATTTTGGCGATAAACCCAACGATCGGCAGTTCTGTCTTAACGGGCTGGTGTTCCCGGACCGCACGCCGCATCCGGCGCTGTATGAAGCCCAGCGTGCGCAGCAGTTTTTTACCTTTACGCTGCGGAGTACCTCTCCGCTGGTGGTTGAGGTGAAAAGCGACTACCTGTTCCGCAATACCGACAACGAACATCTCAGGTGGTCGATCGCACGTGATGGAAATGTGCTGGCTGCAGGCGAGGTGGTGCTTGCCATTGCTCCGCAGGGAACACAAAGCGTGGAAATTACCCTGCCGCAACCGGAAGCGGAGCCAGGTGAACTCTGGCTTAATGTGGATATTGTTCAGCCACTGGCGACACCGTGGTCGTCGGCGAACCACCGCTGCGCATGGGATCAGTGGCCGCTTCCGGTTCCGCTGTTTATCGCGCCGCAGCAGCCTGCAGGGAACCCTCCGGTGTTAGCCACTCAGGGCGATGTACTTGAAATTACCCATCAGCAGCAGCGCTGGCAGTTTGACCGGGCGTCAGGAAACCTGACGCAGTGGTGGAACAATGGCACAGAAACGCTGCTCTCACCGCTGACGGATAACTTTACCCGTGCACCGCTGGACAATGATATTGGCATCAGCGAAGCCACACGAATTGACCCGAATGCGTGGGTGGAACGCTGGAAAGCGGCGGGGATGTATGAGATGTCTTCGCGTGTGTTGCGGTGTGAAGCAGAGCAAACGGCGCGTGAGGTGGTGGTGACCACGCTGCATGTCTGGGAATATCGCGGTAAGGCGCTGTTCCTGAGCCATAAAATCTGGCGGATAGATGAACACGGTGCGTTGCAGGGGGATGTGCGGGTGCAGGTGGCGTCTGATCTCCCCGAGCCTGCGCGTATTGGTCTGAGCGTTCAGCTTGCGCAGACGCCAGAAACGGCCCGCTGGCTGGGGCTGGGGCCGTTTGAAAACTATCCTGACAGGAAGCTCGCAGCGCAGCAGGGGCGCTGGGAATTGCCGCTGGAGGCGATGCAGACGCCGTACATCTTCCCGACGGAAAATGGTCTGCGTTGCGACACGCGGGCGCTTTTCGCGGGCGCGCACCAGTTCCGGGGGAATTTCCATTTCTCCCTCAGCCGCTACAGCCAGCAACAGTTGCGTGAGACGACGCACCAGCATTTGTTGCAGGACGAGCCGGGCTGCTGGCTCTGCCTTGATGCATTTCATATGGGCGTCGGGGGCGATGATTCATGGAGTCCGAGCGTCTCACCGGAGTTTATCCTGCAAAACCGCCAGCTGCGCTACACCTTCAGTTGGCAGCAAAGCGCCTTTTGA
- a CDS encoding metal-sensing transcriptional repressor, with protein sequence MSHTVRHKKMLLTRLKKIQGQSTALEKMLNSDHECADVLQQLAAIRGAVNGMMLQVIEGHLTDHVVKEPEEDQREADLGVVLQVIKSYLK encoded by the coding sequence ATGTCACATACGGTTCGTCACAAGAAAATGTTATTGACGCGTCTGAAGAAAATTCAGGGGCAAAGCACCGCACTGGAAAAAATGCTTAATAGCGATCATGAGTGTGCTGATGTCTTACAGCAGCTGGCGGCGATCCGTGGGGCGGTGAATGGTATGATGTTGCAGGTGATCGAGGGCCATTTAACCGATCATGTGGTGAAAGAGCCCGAAGAAGATCAGCGCGAAGCCGATCTTGGCGTCGTGTTGCAGGTGATCAAATCCTATCTTAAGTAG
- a CDS encoding PLP-dependent aminotransferase family protein: MNIPGDEFHNVLSAALAGRGEETLQRTLYLALREVILQGRLQAECRLPGSRVIAQQLSLSRNTVNAALEQLTLEGYLHRSRQGTRVAQLAQRSLAQDLPEPAVMLARRMAQLPAPVPRETPVPAFTPGTPAINYFPLPLWRRLYDRVLREEGSALLGYGDPAGEPSLREAIARHLALSRGINCDASQIVITEGALEGVNLCTLLLSEPGDVAWIEDPGYAGAKSAFAKSGLQMIGMPVDDEGMCWEGQHAPSPSLIFTSPSHQFPYGSVLTARRRLALLELAQRHQAWIIEDDYDSEFRYTGEPVPAMLGMKKNAPVVYLGTFSKTLFPSLRMGFMVFPPALAKAALPAIGSLLRGGHRAEQRQLALFIEEGHYARHLAAMRRLYRKRYRQLREVLSAELHVAHRVLAGEGGMHLTVAIDGIDDKALVRQARAFQLAPAALSGYYLGTTQGQTGLVLGYGNTSASQFTSAIRRLQHLITQQQGGKG; the protein is encoded by the coding sequence ATGAACATACCGGGCGATGAATTTCACAACGTGCTAAGTGCGGCGCTTGCTGGTCGCGGAGAAGAGACGCTCCAGCGGACGCTTTATCTTGCCTTACGGGAGGTGATCCTGCAGGGCAGATTGCAGGCGGAGTGCCGCTTGCCCGGCTCCCGCGTTATTGCGCAGCAACTTTCCCTCTCCCGGAATACTGTAAATGCAGCGCTGGAACAGCTTACGCTTGAAGGGTATTTACATCGTAGCCGGCAGGGAACACGGGTGGCGCAACTGGCTCAGCGCTCCCTTGCGCAGGATTTACCTGAGCCTGCCGTGATGCTCGCCAGACGGATGGCGCAACTGCCTGCACCTGTCCCCAGGGAAACGCCGGTTCCGGCCTTTACGCCAGGGACGCCAGCCATTAACTATTTTCCTTTGCCTCTGTGGCGGCGCTTGTACGACCGGGTGCTGCGTGAAGAGGGGAGCGCACTGTTAGGTTATGGCGATCCGGCAGGGGAACCGTCGCTGCGGGAGGCCATCGCCCGCCATCTGGCGCTGTCGCGCGGGATCAATTGCGACGCCAGCCAGATTGTCATCACCGAAGGGGCGCTGGAGGGGGTTAATCTTTGCACTCTGCTGCTAAGTGAACCTGGTGATGTGGCGTGGATTGAAGATCCCGGCTATGCGGGGGCAAAAAGTGCGTTTGCGAAATCTGGCCTGCAGATGATCGGTATGCCGGTGGATGACGAAGGAATGTGTTGGGAGGGGCAACATGCACCGTCCCCTTCGCTTATTTTTACGTCACCGTCGCATCAGTTTCCTTATGGAAGTGTGCTCACTGCACGTCGGCGGCTGGCACTGCTGGAACTGGCCCAGCGACACCAGGCCTGGATTATCGAGGACGACTACGACAGTGAGTTTCGTTATACCGGTGAACCCGTCCCGGCCATGCTGGGGATGAAAAAAAATGCGCCAGTGGTCTATCTGGGGACATTCAGCAAAACGCTGTTTCCCTCTCTGCGGATGGGATTTATGGTGTTCCCTCCGGCGCTGGCAAAAGCCGCTCTCCCGGCAATCGGCTCGCTACTGCGTGGTGGCCATCGTGCCGAGCAGCGCCAGCTTGCGCTGTTTATTGAAGAAGGCCATTATGCGCGGCATCTTGCCGCCATGCGTCGGCTCTATCGAAAACGCTATCGCCAGCTGCGCGAGGTGCTGAGTGCTGAGCTGCATGTTGCGCACCGCGTTCTGGCAGGGGAAGGGGGAATGCATCTGACGGTGGCGATCGACGGGATCGATGATAAAGCTCTCGTCCGGCAGGCCAGAGCTTTCCAGCTTGCCCCCGCGGCGTTGAGCGGTTACTACCTTGGTACGACGCAGGGGCAAACCGGTCTGGTGTTAGGCTACGGTAATACCTCTGCTTCGCAGTTCACATCGGCTATCCGGCGTTTACAGCACCTTATTACGCAGCAGCAGGGCGGGAAAGGGTAA
- the ykgO gene encoding type B 50S ribosomal protein L36 — protein MQVLNSLRSAKQRHPDCQIVKRKGRLYVICKSNPRFKAVQGRKKRR, from the coding sequence ATGCAGGTACTTAACTCACTGCGCAGTGCGAAACAGCGCCATCCGGATTGCCAGATCGTCAAACGCAAAGGCCGTCTGTACGTCATCTGTAAATCCAACCCGCGCTTTAAAGCGGTGCAGGGGCGTAAAAAAAGACGCTAA
- the maa gene encoding maltose O-acetyltransferase, giving the protein MSKEKQKMIAGELYRPGDETLRADRLRARHLLHRYNHTAPDEKTERQAILAELLGQSEGAYIEPSFRCDYGYNIFLGKEFYANFDCVILDVCPVHIGDNCMLAPGVHIYTATHPLDAVARNSGAEYGKPVTIGNNVWIGGRAVINPGVTLGDNVVVASGAVVTKDVPANAVVGGNPAKIIKML; this is encoded by the coding sequence ATGAGTAAAGAAAAACAGAAGATGATTGCAGGCGAGCTTTACCGCCCTGGCGATGAGACTCTACGGGCCGACCGCTTGCGCGCCCGTCATCTGCTCCACCGCTATAACCATACGGCTCCGGACGAGAAAACAGAACGCCAGGCAATACTGGCTGAACTGCTGGGGCAAAGTGAAGGCGCATATATTGAGCCGAGCTTCCGCTGCGATTACGGCTATAACATCTTTCTGGGTAAAGAATTCTACGCCAATTTTGACTGTGTAATACTGGATGTCTGCCCTGTTCACATTGGTGATAACTGCATGCTCGCACCGGGCGTTCATATCTATACAGCGACCCATCCCCTGGACGCCGTCGCGCGCAATAGCGGCGCGGAGTATGGCAAACCGGTAACCATTGGCAATAATGTCTGGATTGGCGGACGCGCGGTCATTAACCCAGGCGTCACGCTCGGTGATAATGTGGTTGTCGCCTCTGGTGCCGTGGTGACGAAAGACGTTCCGGCAAACGCCGTGGTCGGTGGAAATCCGGCGAAAATTATCAAAATGCTCTAA